The proteins below come from a single Acidobacteriota bacterium genomic window:
- a CDS encoding CpsD/CapB family tyrosine-protein kinase — protein sequence MARVFDALRREQKRKKRVGEHDPLARAILSEPESEQEAEVGGFDLDAPIGTPAGPRSNEGMLLPGIGRAQVETAPLSQTATITTPAAAAPVNTSTPVTAPVTPTVTAANTAAPPVEPAGTRISSQAFQPPQTKEPPRVSPAQVRPAQVHPRLMMLHEPHATGCEQYRTLRTELFHAAERELTQIIVVTSSIAGEGKTATTLNLALAIAQSPNRRVLVIDGDLRHPSVAPYLDLKPFAGFAEVLQDKADLFDAISRLSEHDLYLLPVKRETKTPTELLSSPRFQAALGELRQYFDFILIDSPPVKPFADARLLANHADATLFIVRAGFAAYETVEEAVHALADFRVLGVVLNGATDVPELGNYEDYQVQTGRSEPTNLLWSTFGPRVRESWLGRRLKL from the coding sequence ATGGCACGAGTCTTTGACGCGCTCCGGCGCGAGCAGAAACGCAAGAAACGCGTCGGCGAACACGACCCACTCGCCCGCGCCATCCTGAGCGAACCGGAGAGCGAGCAGGAAGCAGAAGTTGGCGGCTTTGACCTCGACGCCCCCATCGGCACACCCGCAGGCCCGCGTTCAAACGAGGGGATGCTGTTGCCGGGGATAGGGCGGGCGCAAGTCGAAACCGCTCCGTTATCGCAGACGGCGACGATTACAACACCTGCGGCAGCCGCGCCCGTGAACACGTCCACACCTGTCACGGCACCTGTTACGCCCACCGTAACTGCCGCCAACACGGCTGCGCCACCGGTTGAACCCGCTGGGACACGTATTTCTTCCCAAGCCTTCCAGCCGCCGCAAACCAAAGAACCGCCGCGCGTTTCACCGGCGCAGGTGCGCCCCGCGCAAGTGCATCCGCGTTTGATGATGTTGCATGAACCGCATGCGACAGGCTGTGAGCAATACCGCACCTTGCGCACGGAACTCTTTCATGCGGCGGAGCGCGAACTAACGCAAATCATCGTCGTCACCAGTTCCATCGCGGGCGAAGGCAAAACGGCAACGACGCTGAATCTGGCGCTGGCAATTGCGCAATCACCCAACCGCCGCGTGTTGGTAATTGACGGCGATTTGCGGCACCCCAGTGTCGCACCGTATCTCGACCTGAAACCTTTCGCGGGGTTCGCCGAGGTATTGCAGGATAAAGCGGACCTCTTTGACGCCATCTCGCGGCTCAGCGAGCACGATCTGTACCTGCTGCCCGTCAAACGCGAAACCAAAACGCCCACCGAATTGTTATCCAGCCCGCGCTTTCAAGCGGCGCTCGGCGAGTTGCGCCAATACTTCGATTTCATCCTGATTGATTCCCCTCCTGTCAAACCCTTCGCCGACGCGCGGCTGTTGGCCAATCACGCCGACGCCACGCTTTTCATCGTGCGCGCCGGCTTTGCGGCCTACGAAACGGTGGAAGAAGCCGTGCACGCGCTCGCCGATTTTCGCGTACTCGGGGTCGTGCTCAACGGCGCGACCGATGTGCCCGAACTGGGCAACTACGAAGACTATCAAGTTCAAACTGGCCGCAGCGAACCCACCAATTTACTCTGGTCAACGTTCGGCCCGCGTGTGCGCGAGAGCTGGCTCGGTCGTAGGTTGAAACTCTAG